CCTGCTGAGGATCAGCGAGACGAACTGGCACCAGAGGAGCTCGCGTCTCCAAGCCAGGCAGAGCCAGAACCACAGGAACAAGCGGCCGAAGCAGGTAGCCGACAGCCAGAGCTAGACCCAGAGTCAAAACCGGAACCAGAGCCGGAACCAGAACCAGAACCCGAGCCCGAGCCCGAGCCCGAGCCAGCAGAACAAGAGCAGAGCCAGCCCTCATCGCAACCCGCTTCGGAACGGCTTGCCGCCTCGGACTTCAGGGATTTGCTGCCGGAGGATGCCGTTTCGGAGGAATCCGTGTCCGTGCATTCAGCTGGAAATGCGCCGTCGTCGGACAGCGCGTCTGGGGACTTGGCCCGGCAGTTGCACCAGACCAAACGCCAGATGATCCTTGGCTTAAGCGCTGTTGCCGCTCTCGCATTCAGCCTGTTCGGCGTTGGCTGGTGGGTGCTCGGCAGCGCTACAGATGGCGAGACGGAAACACCGGAGCCTGCGACCGTGTTGGCAGCCGATCTGGTGCACGAGGTCGAGGGCCGGCTGGCGGTCATCGAGGGCGATCTCGAGGGCGTGGATCAGCGCCTGATGCGGCTCGAACAGCAGGCCACCGCCCTGACAGAATATCTCGCGGCATTAAACAGCAGCGGGTCCGCAGCGCCGGCACCAGGCACCCCGGAAGCCGCGCTGCTGGCAAGGAGGCAGCCTGTGCCGGGATTGTCTGACTTACTGGCAAGCCGTCCGCCGTCCAGCATGAATGCGCCGTCCGCGGCTGAGGATATTTCCCAGCCCGGCACCGATGAGAGTGCTGCGGCTGCCTCGGCGCCCCTCAACCAAAGTGATGACCAGGACGCTGACCGGGACGCGACCCAGACAGACGAGCAGCCAGCCCTGGAAGATGCCGCCACCGCGGACAGCGAAGCGCCGCGGGACGCTGCCGATGCATCCGCGCCGGCACCAGCGGCGACATCCGCATCGCCCGCAAGCACCGACGCCCGCGCGAGCAACAGTCTGGTGCTGAACTCGGTGCGCTATGGCATCCAACTCGGCGCCTTCGCGCAGCAAGAGAGCGCGGAGAAGTTTGCTCGGGAGAAGAGCACAGACGGTCAGTCGCTGTATTTCTTCGACTCTGGCCCCGAGGGTCGGATGATCGCGGTCATACAGGGGCTGTATTCGAGCAACCAGGAGGTCTCCAACAATCTGATCGGTATTCGCCGGAAATATCCGAACGCCTGGCCGCGCCGCTTTGATCCCGGTACTGAGCTGACCTTGTTCAACCCTGGTGCTGCTCAGCAATGAACAGGCTAAGGTTGATGGTCCTGCTCGTTGCAGCCCTGTCGCTGTGCGCCTGTGGGGCGCCCGATCAGGCGCAAGTCCTGGAACTCCAGGGTCGCACCATGGGGACCAGTTACTCGGTGCAGATCGCGCAGCCGCCGGCAGATGTTGATCGCGATGCCTTGCAGCAGGCAATCACGGGAGAGCTCGAGCGGATCAACGCGGAAATGTCTACCTATGATCCGGCCTCGGACCTGTCTCGCTTCAATCGGTCGAAGGCAAACGATTGGTTCCCGGTGCCGTCCGAGTTGGCACGGGTGGTGGTGGAGGCCCAGCGGGTCAGTCGGCTGAGTGATGGTGACTTCGACGTGACCGTCGGGCGCTTGGTCAACCTGTGGGGGTTCGGCCCCGAGCGCCCCCCGGAGCGCGTGCCCACCCCCGCGGCAATCGCCAAAACCCTTGATGAAACGGGCTATGCAAAGCTCGCCGTGCGCACCGATCCGCCGGCGCTGCGCAAGACGGTGCCCGGGCTTTATGTCGATCTCTCGGCCATTGCCAAAGGCTACGCGGTGGACCGGCTGGCCGAGATACTCTCAGATCGGGGTTTTCGCGATTATCTGGTTGAAGTGGGTGGCGAGCTGCGTGGGGCTGGCCAGCATCCCGAACGGCCCTGGCGTGTCGCTATCGAGCGCCCGGAGAGCAGCGCGCGCGCGGTGTTTCGGGTGGTGCGGCTCAATAACGTCGCCATGGCCACCTCGGGCGACTATCGCAATTTCTTCGAGCAGGACGGCAAGCTCTATTCTCACACCATCAATCCCCACACGGGACGCCCGGTCGATCACCTGTTGGCGTCGGTTTCCGTGCTGGATGAAAGTTGCATGCGCGCCGATGCGCTGGCTACCGCTTTGCTGGTCTTGGGCCCGGAGGACGGACTGGCGCTGGCCGAACAGCAGGGGATTGCGGCCTTTCTCATCGAGCGCCTGGAGTCAGGTTATCAGGCGCACATGAGCAGCGCTTTTGAGCGCATCGCCGGCGCTAGTGAATCGCCGAATCCGTCCGCGCCATGATGCGCCTGAGTGATTGGCGAACGCGATTGCTGGGCACGGAAAAGCCGATGCCGACATTGCCGCCGCTGGGGCCGAGCAGGGCCGAGTTGATGCCGACCACTTCGCCGCCAAGGTTGATCAGCGGGCCGCCGGAATTGCCCGGGTTGATCGACGCATCGGTCTGAATCAGATCCCCCAGCCGGTCGCCGGCGATGCCGGAACGCCCCAGGGCGCTGACGATGCCTGAGGTGACCGTTTGTCCGAGTCCGAAGGGATTGCCAATCGCGATGACGAAGTCGCCGACCTCCAGCGCATCGGAATCGCCCCATTTCAGCCCCTTGATGGCCACCGGAGGAATGCGCAGTAGCGCGGTGTCCGAGGCAGGGTCGCGGCCGATCAAACGTGCCTTGAAACTGCGCCTGTCCTTCAGGGTGATGGTGATCTCGGTGGCGTCCTTGATGACATGCGCATTGGTTAGTACCAGGCCGCGGCGGCTGTCGATCAGGAAACCCGAGCCAACGCTGCGGCGCTTGTGAGTGCCGCCGCCGGCGGGTGGCAGGGGCATATCGAAACTCTCCAGAAAGCGCCGGAATTCAGGATCGCGCAAAAAGGGGTGGTCTTCGATCGCCACCTCGGAGACCACAGACACATTGACCACCGCCGGCGTGATGCGCGCCAGCATGGGCGCGAGGGAAGGATAGCCGCCGCGGGTTTTGCGAGAGGGAGCATCCGGCATCAGTCCGGGAGCGGACTGAGTTGCGGGCGCTGCGGTCAGCGGTGGTTGCGCCTGAGGCGTCGGGCCCGTGGTCTGGCAGCCGGAGGTGATCGCGAGCGCGAGCGAAAGCAGCAGCGCCCGCGCGTGCCCCAGCGTCCGCAGGCCTGGTGGCTGGGGGCTGGCGGACCTGAGCCTCTGGTTTTTTTCATTCACTGAGGGCCGCCTCGCCCCAGCATTGACAGCGTCGGCGCATCGGCCAAGGCGCGTGCCACGCGCAGGCGCAGATCATAGGGTGCGGCCTGATTGATCATCAGGCTGAAGGGCACCCAGCCCTCCGGGCGCTGGACGAAGCCCGCGTAACAACTGACCCCGCTCAGGGTGCCGGTCTTGGCGCGCACGCGGGGCTCGTTGTCCTTTGCGGGCAGCAGGTCGCGGTACTGAGCCATGGCACCAAGGAGTTGCATCATCTGCTCCCCGCTCAGGCGGTTGCCGCGCGAGAGACCGGCACCATCTTCGATGCGGAAATCCTTCCAGCCGAATTTTCTCCGTGCCCAGCCCTCAATTTTTCGCTGTGCCTGGGGAAAGCTGGTGGTGCCCTGCTGCTCGCCAAGCAGTAGAAACAAATTGTTGGCGACGAAGTTGTTGGAATACTTGAGCATGTCGCGAATGACCTGCTCAAGCGAACGGCTGTTGGCATGCAGATGCAGAGGTTTCGCGCTCGCGGGCGTCCGGCCCGTTATCCAGTCGCCGCTGACCTGAATACCCGCTTGTTCGAGCTTCGCGGTCAGCAACTCGGCGAACTGCGCCAGTGCGCGCGCGCGCGTGCCCAAGTTCAGCCTGTGGGTGCCCGCGGCGAGTCCCGCGCCCAAGGTTCGGCCGGTTGCCGTTAGCGGGGTTTGCGGCTCGCCACTGCGGATGCCGGATGGTCCAACAGCGAGGTTAACGGTGTTGAAGTTGACCGCCAACGACGACAGGGGCGCGTCATAGGGATTGTCGGAGCTCGAGCGGCCGGGAACGCGCAAATCGCTGGCATAGAGCGTGTCGTCGAGCCCGATGCCGCTGACTTGGTCCAGACCCCGGGCTGCCAGCGCCTGCACCAGACGGTCGATCTCCTCGGAGACCAGATAGGGGTCGCCGCTTCCCTTGATCCACAAGCGCTGATTCGCATCAAGCAGCAGCTCGGTGGTGAAGCGGTGAGCCAATCCCCAGCGCTCGATCGCAGCCAGCGCTGTGACCAGTTTCATCGTCGAGGCGGGGATCATCGGCGCGCTGGCGCCTTTGTCGATCAGACGCTTCCCCGCAGGGCCAACGACCAGACTGGCGTGGTCCATCGCGAGCACCTGCTCGACGGGACCGGCCAGGGTGGCTGGCGCCCAGGTCAGGAGCGCGCTGCAGGCAAGCGCGAGAGCAAGAAGCTGGCTAGCGAACTGGCGGCGGGGCAGTGGAAGGCTGTTGCGATTCATTGGCTTCGGGACGGTTCAATAGCAACGTGGGGGACTCGACTGGCCGATGATACAGGCATGCAGGGTGATCGAGGCGTCGAATCTGACGGAAAAAGCGACTATAATGCGCGGTTTTTGCCGCGCCCGAAATACCGCTTGGGGCTCCCAGTAATCCACGCCCTCCCAGTAATCCACGCCAAGTTATCCACATCCAGTTATCCATTCAAGAGGTTCAAACCATGCCACACGGCAAAACCATCACACAGTTCATCAGCGAAGAGCAACACCATGCGCCGGGCGCGACCGGGGAATTCACCGCGTTACTGAACGATATCGTGACAGCGTGCAAGATGATCTCCAATCAGGTCAATCATGGCGCGCTGATCGGGGCGCTCGGCAGTGCCGGCAGTGAGAATGTGCAGGGCGAAACGCAGAAGAAGCTCGACGTGCTGTCAAACGATATTTTCCTGCAATGCAACGAGTGGGCGGGGCACTTAGCAGCGATGGCGTCCGAGGAAATGGACGACATCTACCACATTCCGCAGGAGTACCCGCGCGGCAAGTACCTGCTGACCTTCGACCCGCTTGATGGCTCGTCCAACATCGACGTGAACGTCTCGGTCGGGACCATTTTCTCCATTCTGAAATGCCCGGGCGGTGGCGATAAGCCGACGGTGCGGGACTTTCTGCAGGCTGGTACCCAACAGGTGGCGGCCGGTTACGCGCTCTATGGTCCTTCGACCATGATGGTGCTGACCACTGGCAACGGGGTGAATGGCTTTACGCTGGATCAGAACATCGGCGAGTTCATCCTGACGCATCCGCAGATGACCATCCCAGCCGACACCCGGGAGTTTGCCATCAATGCCTCGAACATGCGCTTCTGGGACGCTCCGGTGAAGCGCTATGTCGACGAATGCCTGGCTGGTAAGGACGGCCCGCGCGGCGAGGACTTCAATATGCGCTGGATCGCCTCCATGGTGGCTGAGGTGCATCGGATTCTGACCCGAGGTGGGGTGTTCATGTATCCGATGGACGCGAAAATTCGCGAGAAAGGGCAGGGCGGCAAGTTGCGCTTGATGTACGAGGCCAATCCGATGTCCTTCGTGGTCGAGCAGGCCGGAGGTGGCTCCGTTATCGGCAAGGAGCGCATCATGGAGCTGCAGCCAGAGGGTCTGCATCAGCGCGTCCCTGTCATTCTTGGCTCGCGCAACGAGGTTGAACGCATCCGCCAGTATCATGAGGAAGCCGCTGGTTGAGCCGGCCGGGCCCTTGTTTGAGCGCACGGCCTATGTGGCCATCGGCTCGAACATCGATGCCTTGCGCAACGTCCGGCGGTGTCTGGCGCTTCTGCGCGCACTGCCGGGCGTTTCCCTCGAGGCTGTCTCAAGCCTTTATCGCACCAAAGCCTGGGGGGGCGCAACCGAGGCAGAATTCATCAACCTCGCGGTGGCATTGCGCACCGCGTTATCGGCTCGCGAGCTGCTTGCGCGCACACAGCGCATCGAACTGGCACTCGGGCGCGAACGTGCCGAACGCCATGGCGCGCGCACCATTGATCTCGATCTGCTCTTGATCGGCGAGGAAACGCACCAAAACGAGCAACTGCGCGTGCCACATCCAGGTCTGCTCGAGCGCGATTTCATGCTGCTGCCATTACTTGAGATCGCACCCGAATTGCGCCATCCGCAAACCGGCGTTCCTTTAGCGCACCAGCGTGGGGAGATTCCCTATCGCCAGATCATCGAACGCGTGCCCTAATTGCCGCTGCCCATAGCGCGCGAGCAGACAGCGAGATGACAATGAAAAAGCGGCAATATTTTCTTTCCCTTTGTCTATTGATTGCGTGGAATGCGAACGCTGAGGTGTTTCAGTGCGAGCAGTCGGACGGGATAACGCGTTTTCAGAATGTTCCATGCCAGGAAGAGCCTGCGAACGAGGATGAACCCAAGGGTTGCCCGCCGCCCGAATGGCTGCCGCTGACCAAAGATGGCGATTGCGGTGACCTGAAGCTCATGCGCTACCAATCGACCTACAAGATGCCTGTCACCGAGAAGGCGGGCGATGGATGGCAGTCAGAGAAGCTTGCTTTCACGACATGCGCGAGTGTGGTGTTTTTCTTATGCGAGACGCTAGCGGACGATGCGGACCATTCACTGCTTGCGAAGCGATTTGAAATCAAGCTCAATAATGGCGGTTCGCTGGTGGGGAATAACATGCGCATCACGTCAGCGGGTTCCGGAGCCAATGTTTATGAATCGGAAGTCTGTTTCGGCTGTCCGGATTGCCAGCTGAGTGAGATTGCTGAGGTGAAATGCCTCAAACAATAGCCGATAGCAGCAACAGGTCGCAGCCAGCAGTCAGAAGCGACTCCGATAGGCAAGTAGCTGTCAATGCCGCGATGACGTGCGCTGGACCTCGCCGCTTGGCCGAGCTAAAGGCTAATGGTAATCTGCGCTGCTTGGTGC
Above is a genomic segment from Thiorhodovibrio litoralis containing:
- a CDS encoding FAD:protein FMN transferase; translated protein: MVLLVAALSLCACGAPDQAQVLELQGRTMGTSYSVQIAQPPADVDRDALQQAITGELERINAEMSTYDPASDLSRFNRSKANDWFPVPSELARVVVEAQRVSRLSDGDFDVTVGRLVNLWGFGPERPPERVPTPAAIAKTLDETGYAKLAVRTDPPALRKTVPGLYVDLSAIAKGYAVDRLAEILSDRGFRDYLVEVGGELRGAGQHPERPWRVAIERPESSARAVFRVVRLNNVAMATSGDYRNFFEQDGKLYSHTINPHTGRPVDHLLASVSVLDESCMRADALATALLVLGPEDGLALAEQQGIAAFLIERLESGYQAHMSSAFERIAGASESPNPSAP
- a CDS encoding trypsin-like peptidase domain-containing protein, translated to MNEKNQRLRSASPQPPGLRTLGHARALLLSLALAITSGCQTTGPTPQAQPPLTAAPATQSAPGLMPDAPSRKTRGGYPSLAPMLARITPAVVNVSVVSEVAIEDHPFLRDPEFRRFLESFDMPLPPAGGGTHKRRSVGSGFLIDSRRGLVLTNAHVIKDATEITITLKDRRSFKARLIGRDPASDTALLRIPPVAIKGLKWGDSDALEVGDFVIAIGNPFGLGQTVTSGIVSALGRSGIAGDRLGDLIQTDASINPGNSGGPLINLGGEVVGINSALLGPSGGNVGIGFSVPSNRVRQSLRRIMARTDSAIH
- a CDS encoding D-alanyl-D-alanine carboxypeptidase/D-alanyl-D-alanine-endopeptidase, whose product is MNRNSLPLPRRQFASQLLALALACSALLTWAPATLAGPVEQVLAMDHASLVVGPAGKRLIDKGASAPMIPASTMKLVTALAAIERWGLAHRFTTELLLDANQRLWIKGSGDPYLVSEEIDRLVQALAARGLDQVSGIGLDDTLYASDLRVPGRSSSDNPYDAPLSSLAVNFNTVNLAVGPSGIRSGEPQTPLTATGRTLGAGLAAGTHRLNLGTRARALAQFAELLTAKLEQAGIQVSGDWITGRTPASAKPLHLHANSRSLEQVIRDMLKYSNNFVANNLFLLLGEQQGTTSFPQAQRKIEGWARRKFGWKDFRIEDGAGLSRGNRLSGEQMMQLLGAMAQYRDLLPAKDNEPRVRAKTGTLSGVSCYAGFVQRPEGWVPFSLMINQAAPYDLRLRVARALADAPTLSMLGRGGPQ
- a CDS encoding class 1 fructose-bisphosphatase encodes the protein MPHGKTITQFISEEQHHAPGATGEFTALLNDIVTACKMISNQVNHGALIGALGSAGSENVQGETQKKLDVLSNDIFLQCNEWAGHLAAMASEEMDDIYHIPQEYPRGKYLLTFDPLDGSSNIDVNVSVGTIFSILKCPGGGDKPTVRDFLQAGTQQVAAGYALYGPSTMMVLTTGNGVNGFTLDQNIGEFILTHPQMTIPADTREFAINASNMRFWDAPVKRYVDECLAGKDGPRGEDFNMRWIASMVAEVHRILTRGGVFMYPMDAKIREKGQGGKLRLMYEANPMSFVVEQAGGGSVIGKERIMELQPEGLHQRVPVILGSRNEVERIRQYHEEAAG
- the folK gene encoding 2-amino-4-hydroxy-6-hydroxymethyldihydropteridine diphosphokinase, encoding MRKPLVEPAGPLFERTAYVAIGSNIDALRNVRRCLALLRALPGVSLEAVSSLYRTKAWGGATEAEFINLAVALRTALSARELLARTQRIELALGRERAERHGARTIDLDLLLIGEETHQNEQLRVPHPGLLERDFMLLPLLEIAPELRHPQTGVPLAHQRGEIPYRQIIERVP